From Lolium perenne isolate Kyuss_39 chromosome 5, Kyuss_2.0, whole genome shotgun sequence, a single genomic window includes:
- the LOC127325895 gene encoding uncharacterized protein, translated as MNNGEQQMMAVRPPVPYQVWAAALAQRQQQQVPAPPPGFMPPARPAWKRAGRKQRQQQRSRAAGGRWGGSEAPRNTTSYLMQAKRAGGVAPSPCAVTPAVLPTPVLSPAREVLVEMAKEAWGVDGYGSMKGLIRLRPQPPAGAWGEDGDGGSGSGESDVEEHVEVERRLDHDLSRFEMVQLPAAPPAADEDDGVEARAARLEEENLTLRARLFLMERDMADIRRRLLAVEALCRDRHRDGCVVDGPSETAAGAGDEPGSADAMAL; from the coding sequence ATGAACAACGGCGAGCAGCAGATGATGGCGGTGCGGCCGCCAGTGCCGTACCAGGTGTGGGCGGCGGCGCTGGCGCAGCGTCAGCAGCAGCAGGTtccggcgccgccgccggggtTCATGCCGCCGGCGAGGCCGGCGTGGAAGCGGGCGGGGCGGAAGCAGCGTCAGCAGCAGCGGAGCAGGGCGGCGGGCGGGAGGTGGGGCGGGTCGGAGGCGCCGCGCAACACGACGTCGTACCTGATGCAGGCGAAGCGGGCGGGCGGGGTGGCGCCGTCGCCGTGCGCCGTGACGCCGGCGGTGCTGCCGACGCCGGTGCTGTCGCCGGCGCGCGAGGTGCTGGTGGAGATGGCCAAGGAGGCGTGGGGCGTGGACGGGTACGGGTCCATGAAGGGCCTCATCCGGCTCCGCCCCCAGCCCCCCGCCGGCGCGTGGGGGGAGGACGGCGACGGCGGGTCCGGCTCCGGCGAGAGCGACGTGGAGGAGCACGTCGAGGTGGAGCGCCGCCTCGACCACGACCTCAGCCGCTTCGAGATGGTGCAGCTCCCCGCCGCCCCTCCGGcggccgacgaggacgacggcgtgGAGGCCCGCGCCGCGAGGCTGGAGGAGGAGAACCTCACCCTCCGCGCCAGGCTGTTCCTCATGGAGCGCGACATGGCCGACATCCGCCGCCGCCTGCTCGCCGTGGAGGCCCTCTGCCGCGACCGCCACCGCGACGGCTGCGTCGTGGACGGCCCCTCCGAGACCgcggccggcgccggcgacgagcCCGGCTCGGCGGACGCCATGGCTCTGTGA